The DNA sequence ATTGtaatatgtcccccccccccccccccaatctgatGAAACTGAGCCACCTACATCCACCTGTTACCTATCTTCAGTGCTAATTTACTTGTCTGTATCGTTGTTCACAGGTCCATTAATGTCTGAAGCAGCTGTGGAGCAGCCTCGATGTTACAGGAAACACAATGTGGGATTAAATGGAGTGCTGTCAAACCCTGTACAACCCGTAACTCATTCAGAGTGTACTTCAGATCAGTTGGAGAACCACACTAATAACATTGCAATGGAAGACTCTACAAGTGCAATTGAACATACAGCACATAGTCTCAGAAGTACAACAGCGCGGTCTCGCAGGTGGGATGCATTGCACATTCCTGGAGATGGGACAAACACGGCACTTGAACTAATGCCAAGAGGAGTCACACAGCGTACCCGTAGCAGGGTGTCACGACCACCACATGGACAAGGCTTCAGTGCCAGTTCTGATGAAAGAATTGGTAGGgaggttgttgttttgcaaaagtGTGATGAACAGCAGAGTTCACAACAACAAAGATCTGACAGAGATACAGTTATACCACAACCATCTGTTGGGGGGACAAGTATGTCTCCCATTCATCATGGAGAAGTGAGAGCCACTTGCAGTCAAGCTATGGATGTGAATGTCTCTCACAGTCGTCGTACGGTGCCAAGTGATAGGCAGGGACGTAGTGTGACGAGAGATGTTCCGTACACTCGTGTTCGTGTAGCAAGTTCTCCTCGCAGCCATGCGAGAGAGACAAATGACACTCATAGCCACAGTAGGGAGGGGAATGCATCTGCACCTCGTGGCAGAGAGGCGAATGGTCCAACCAGGAATGGCAGAGAAATGAGTGTCACAGAGGAAcatggtgaggtggctggtggtcGTCAACCTTGCCCAAGACTCAGGCACCGGAGTCATGTGAGGGAGACTAATGCTACTCAGAGCCAAGATAGGGAGGCAAGTGCCCCTGTAGCTCGTGGCAGAGAGGCAGACAGCCCAACCAGAAATGGCAGAGAAATGAGTGTTGCAGATGAACATGGCGAGGCAGCTGATAGTCACCAACCTTGCCCAAGGCTCAGGCGTCGTGCTTTGCCAGACCGAGGTATCAGAAGAAACAGTACAAATCAAGAAAGGGAGCCTTATTCACTTCGACCAAGAGGTGAGCGACCAAATTACAGTGTAGCTGCTGGTCATCGTAGAAGAACTCAACCAAATTGGCGGACACAATTGAGAACACAGATGAGGCAGTACATGGATGAAATTTTTGCTGCCTATGTGAATGCAATGTTATTTGGAAATCAGAAACGTGAGGTCAAGGATCTTCCAGAAGTTGCAATAAATGAGGAGCAAGTTAACTCGGGTCTGAAATGTTCAGTGTGCTTGTTAGATTTTGTACTGGATGAAATAGTACATAAGCTGCCTTGTGACCATTTATACCACAAAAATTGTATAATACCATGGCTTGAGCAGAATGATAACTGCCCAATGTGCAGAAGgcctgttgatgatgatgattctgatgatgatgacgatgatgatattgATATTCTTCcggatgatgacgacgacgacgatgatgatccAGGTAACCAAAGGGCTCGTTTCCGAATAGTTGTTGGAGATGCAGATGTCACTGTTATCGCTCATGACAGTGCTAATGAATCTTCAGCCTCTGATACTGATTTCGAAGTATTTATGAATTCTGATGAGTACTGAAGCTATTGAATATTACGACTGATTTATCCATTTGAAGATTTGGGACACATTTTTGTGTACTCAGTATGGGAATGTATTTTCATCAATTCCCATTACATACAATCAAATATATAGACTGAATGTTTCCAGAATCATTTTCAGACACTCTACTTACAACTGTGTTACAGTGCAAAAAGTTTTACAAACAGTAGTTTTTAACAGCAGCTGTGATTGGATGCTGTCTGAATAAGAGGGAGGTCCTAGCACTCTTTCAACATACCGCGTAGACCAACGCTTCAGTAGTGTACAATTAGTGATTTTCTCCCTCTACTGTCCCCAAATACATCCACACCAAGAATAACTTTTTGTGACTTGTTTGAATGGCTCTTCTGTAATGcatatggagaggggggggggggctgaaagcaGTTGTGCTGGGAAACTACTTGTATAGTGTTTGTGATTATTAAAAGATATTTAAACGTAGTGAATATTAAATGGTAAACACACTATTGGTTTCATAAATCATAACTTAAATGTCTGTTTATTGTTACAATGTCTACTGTGTCTATAGCCTCATACTCTCAACAAAGTATCATAAActgattatatatttatttattgtacaaATAGTAACTGAGATTTTTATGTTATATGCATTGTTTTTACTTTATCGGCCTATTGATATCTGAGAAAAGTATCCTACTTGGAGTTTGTTTCAATGAACTGTAGCTGAAATACAGTTGTACATTTCAGATTGTGGTAACTTAATAGTTACTGGCACATGTGTAACCATTGTTCCATTTATTGATAATCTTTGTCCCTGAAAAACTgtgaggaaggaaaaaaaatgtttttctaaagTGATTGCAGAAAATGTGAAAACTGGAAATGCTGTGTATATCACCATGTGGTTTCCAACTCGTATATTGACTGAATTAAgctacagtctctctctctctctctctctctctctctctctctctctgtctctccctctctctattttatttgtaattagAAGGTTCAGTGGCATATTTAAGTATAATCCACTTTTATCGTGCTCAatctacatacatttcatcaaggcTACTGGATTTAACAAATGAGTACTGTGCGCAAAAATCTTAATAGAAATGTATCATAGACGGGCCAGACAACACTCTAGAGACTAAACATATTGATTTAGGTTGTCTACGTACGATAATAGACAGACAGTAGCCTGACAGTCTCTTGGCACTGTTTTCTGAAACAGCGATAAAATTAAACGCTAAAGACAGGCTTCGTGATTATTTTAGATTTGTTACTTACAAGGGAATTACACACTCAACAGGTGAGGTTTCCCTTATCTTTTGCTTGACTCTACCACGTACTTGGATCGAACAAATGCTGCTCTAGTGAGATGCACTTCTCAGATGTGTTTGAGATATCAAGGTTCAAGGTTTAATGAGCCTGTTGAGCACCATATGAGAGCACCAACTGGCTATGAGAGAAGACGAGAACTCTGCATTTGCTGTGTTTGAGTCGAGcgtgggtggtttttttttttagatcttccACCAAATATTTGTATCAGTTCAGTGAGTGTGTTTATTTGGAAAGGAATATCACCATCATCATGTCATGAAAATTGTATTACACTACAATCCCTGGTACTGCATCATTTGATAGCTCCATTATTCATATTtgtgtttatgtacataaggtATGTATAAaaaattacactgatcagccaaaacattatgaccacagcccaccACAAtgctggatgccacctggtggcgttgcaagcatgtgacatggtaacaaaagtatgtaagaggagcagacacaCAACAGGAGATCACCCTAGCAACAATATGAGCTGCAAActgggaaatacattgagataagtgactttgacaaagggcagattattgttacaaagagcctgtgaatgagtatcttgaaaacagcaaagctggtcaaatgttcacgtgctactattgtgagcagctatggaaagaggtaggaagacagagaaactactactactactaccgctTGACACAATGGTCGGACATTCACGACTCTCCACAGattgtggggtttggaggcttgtctgctctgtatagTATGATAGATGGTGAACTGTTGGATCACTGCTGAGAGAACACAATGCTTATGCACACCCAAGTTTTTCAGAGCACACTATTCAccgtaaattgttgaacatggagctctgtagCAGACCAGGCatacgtgtttacatgttgacccagtggcatcgtcagttaagattgtagtaggcatgggaccATCAGGCTTTGACCATCGATCAGTGGTAACCTGTTGGCTCTGCGGGTAAATGACATTTTTGCTACATAAGGTCGttggttgtctccacaaatgctGTCAGAGGTGAACAGCGGTTCAAAACATGAAGTGTGTCATGGATGCGGGCTGAAGGGAGcactattatgctatgggagacattctcctgtgcttgcacaggacctgtggtagtaatcaatcaTAGGCTGTCAGCTGTGAAGCATCTGCgtccctccatgcttgatgtcttccccgactgtggtgtcatctttcagcagtataattgtccgtgtcttgggCCAGAACTGTgatagtgatttgaggagcattataatgaattcACGTTGATGCCTCAGTGACAAAGTTCGCCTGGTGTATATTCCATGAAACCCGTCTGGTTTGCTGTCAGGCACCATCACCGAGTACGctaatcagcggcccattatttatgtTAATCACATGATCTGTGCATAAACATctcatgccacatacctccacaaagctaccaaaaaactgttggatccctgatatgcagaatgaatgatgtatttcattccaaagacggacaaacaagctactaagcagCTGGAAACAGtagtttggctcatcagtgtatgtctgaaaagctattctttttaaatgttAGTGTACTGTTTTTTCTGCTGTCATTATTAAAAACCAAATGTGCTTTTCAGTAAGGGCCTTAATAAAATGTGCTTTACCCAGTTCTGTTCTAGGTCTTTTTGTGCTCTCACGATAAACCTCAGTTCGGATACTGTTAGCCCACCAGTGACAATGAAGAATTCAGACTGCAGTGATTTAACTGATATATCATTTTAAGACGAgcatgaatgtgtcaataataaTGGTTCATTTCGCTACAGTACCTTACTAAACCTCGTCATGAATGTcccgttggtggtggtggtggtggtggtggtggtgg is a window from the Schistocerca americana isolate TAMUIC-IGC-003095 chromosome X, iqSchAmer2.1, whole genome shotgun sequence genome containing:
- the LOC124555356 gene encoding E3 ubiquitin-protein ligase RNF6-like, encoding MSEAAVEQPRCYRKHNVGLNGVLSNPVQPVTHSECTSDQLENHTNNIAMEDSTSAIEHTAHSLRSTTARSRRWDALHIPGDGTNTALELMPRGVTQRTRSRVSRPPHGQGFSASSDERIGREVVVLQKCDEQQSSQQQRSDRDTVIPQPSVGGTSMSPIHHGEVRATCSQAMDVNVSHSRRTVPSDRQGRSVTRDVPYTRVRVASSPRSHARETNDTHSHSREGNASAPRGREANGPTRNGREMSVTEEHGEVAGGRQPCPRLRHRSHVRETNATQSQDREASAPVARGREADSPTRNGREMSVADEHGEAADSHQPCPRLRRRALPDRGIRRNSTNQEREPYSLRPRGERPNYSVAAGHRRRTQPNWRTQLRTQMRQYMDEIFAAYVNAMLFGNQKREVKDLPEVAINEEQVNSGLKCSVCLLDFVLDEIVHKLPCDHLYHKNCIIPWLEQNDNCPMCRRPVDDDDSDDDDDDDIDILPDDDDDDDDDPGNQRARFRIVVGDADVTVIAHDSANESSASDTDFEVFMNSDEY